Proteins found in one Lonchura striata isolate bLonStr1 chromosome 25, bLonStr1.mat, whole genome shotgun sequence genomic segment:
- the ADAM11 gene encoding disintegrin and metalloproteinase domain-containing protein 11 isoform X3, with amino-acid sequence MSPLRGWLLAALLSLAPRAGPATQAGALPRRLPRAAWQEGRVLSQITHPSRLVGQSSGGEVPKHQLDTRVRHEPREGGGGGGPGLHLAQVSFMVRAFGSAFTLDLRLNHHLLASHYVERHVGAGSNGSHSTGAGEHCYYQGRIRGQPRSFAALSSCQGLRGVFSDGRATYLIEPQAGAERGQGLRPHIVQRIPSCPRLGCLFPALSQRVPGGIPKLRRRRQVRRAQHTVHSETKYIELAVVNDHQLFLQLRKSVVLTSNFAKSVVNLADMIYKEQLNTRIVLVAMETWAAEDRIRMGQDSLEILNEFVKYRREGLAEHSDTVHLFSGRTFQSSRSGTAFVGGICSPARAGGVNEYGNVAAMAVTLAQTLGQNVGMMWNKHRTAAGDCRCPDVWLGCIMEDTGYYLPRKFSRCSIDEYNQFLQDGGGSCLFNKPLKLLDPPECGNGFVEAGEECDCGSLAECARSGGNCCKKCTLTHDAMCSDGLCCKGCKYEPRGVSCREAVNECDIPETCTGDSSQCPPNLHKLDGYFCENEQGRCYGGRCKTRDRQCNALWGRSELGRALLLREAERGGDGAGELRARGAGLAAVQQAGRPLRLPPLRQHLGVAAAGGAQRGDRHHHLLPPEPLRGLQGRPRAAGGRLGPELRGGRDALRARNALSRPQMPSSHRL; translated from the exons ATGAGCCCGCTGCGGGGGTGGCTGCTGGCCGCGCTGCTCTCGCTCGCCCCGCGGGCAG GTCCTGCCACGCAGGCCGGAGCGCTGCCGCGGCGGCTCCCACGGGCCGCATGGCAGGAAGGGCGGGTGCTCTCCCAAATCACCCACCCCAGCAGGCTGGTGGGGCAGAGCTCGGGCGGGGAAGTCCCAAAGCATCAGTTGGACACCAGGGTCAGGCATGAGCccagagaaggaggaggaggaggaggaccc gggctgcacctggcacaggtgagcTTCATGGTGCGTGCCTTCGGCTCAGCCTTCACCCTCGATCTCCGGCTGAACCA CCACCTCCTCGCCTCCCACTACGTGGAGCGGCACGTCGGCGCGGGCAGCAACGGCAGCCACAGCACG GGCGCGGGGGAGCACTGCTACTACCAGGGCCGGATCCGGGGGCAGCCCCGCTCCTtcgccgctctctccagctgccaGGGCCTGCG CGGGGTCTTCTCGGACGGCCGAGCCACGTACCTGATCGAGCCCCAGGCGGGCGCCGAGCGCGGGCAG GGTCTTCGACCACACATCGTGCAGCGCATCCCCAGCTGCCCCCGACTGG GCTGCCTCTTCCCTGCGCTGAGCCAGCGTGTCCCGGGTGGGATTCCAaagctgcggcggcggcggcag GTCCGCCGAGCCCAGCACACGGTGCACAGCGAGACCAAGTACATCGAGCTGGCCGTGGTGAACGACCACCAGCTG ttcctgcagctccGCAAGTCCGTAGTTCTCACCAGCAACTTCGCCAAGTCCGTGGTCAACCTGGCTGACATG ATCTACAAGGAGCAGCTCAACACCCGCATCGTGCTGGTGGCCATGGAGACGTGGGCGGCCGAGGACCGGATCCGGATGGGGCAAGACTCCCTGGAGATCCTGAACGAGTTTGTGAAGTACCGGCGcgaggggctggcagagcacagtGACACCGTCCACCTCTTCTC GGGTCGGACGTTTCAGAGCAGCCGCAGCGGCACCGCCTTCGTCGGGGGCATCTGCTCCCCTGCCCGCGCCGGCGGCGTCAACGAG TACGGCAACGTGGCGGCCATGGCGGTGACACTGGCACAGACACTGGGCCAGAACGTGGGCATGATGTGGAACAAGCACCGCACGGCCGCAG gGGACTGCCGCTGTCCGGACGTGTGGCTGGGCTGCATCATGGAGGACACAGG GTACTACCTCCCGCGGAAGTTCTCCCGCTGCAGCATCGATGAGTACAACCAGTTCCTGCAGGACGGCGGCGGCAGCTGCCTCTTCAACAAACCCCTGAAG CTCCTGGACCCTCCCGAGTGCGGCAATGGCTTCGTGGAGGCGGGCGAGGAGTGCGACTGCGGCTCGCTGGCG GAGTGTGCGAGGAGCGGGGGAAACTGCTGCAAGAAATGCACCCTGACCCACGACGCCATGTGCAGCGACGGGCTCTGCTGCAAGGGCTGCAAG TACGAGCCACGTGGAGTGTCCTGCCGGGAGGCTGTGAACGAGTGTGACATCCCTGAGACCTGCACCGGGGACTCCAGCCAG tgtccccccAACCTCCACAAGCTGGATGGATACTTCTGTGAGAACGAGCAG GGTCGGTGCTACGGCGGGCGCTGCAAGACTCGGGACCGTCAGTGCAACGCGCTGTGGGGCCGCAGTGA GCTCGGCCGAGCGCTTCTGCTACGAGAAGCTGAACGTGGAGGGGACGGAGCGGGGGAACTGCGGGcgcgaggggctgggctggctgcagtgcAACAAGCA GGACGTCCTCTGCGGCTTCCTCCTCTGCGCCAACATCTCGGGGTCGCCGCGGCTGGGGGAGCTCAGCGGGGAGATCGCCACCACCACCTTCTACCACCAGAACCGCTACGTGGACTGCAG GGGCGGCCACGTGCAGCTGGTGGACGGCTCGGACCTGAGCTACGTGGAGGACGGGACGCCCTGCGGGCCCGGAATGCTCTGTCTCGACCGCAAATGCCTTCCAGCCACCGCCTTTAA
- the LOC110475597 gene encoding uncharacterized protein LOC110475597: MLSYAQQLLRAISGARKQCQKTEVKCPASKSKIHKGKLKPPFLKVEDQSRQFRPFHHQFQSFPDLNFLAPKSSSPFEPLKNFNSCQARVAEGCALHSAGGKSPHSTHVTVPRKRRGFCECCQETFEELQKHLQSPQHQRFAQDSSQYIPVDRVISQLTNSFVEWSAKVPWSCLADERVVPQAHSTGEMHLLPAELGKEGEQPEQGAVELVMDTELDHGLKSQRHSPCLPRDRIRDPRGGGGLSKHSSLQLPRGAGLSRGVCAARATMGEAGPGASGFGLAPELGWGPRAAPTPVREAMASSSEPHTQPGAVSHPPQAQPASRKRQLCSRQSSQVGKRPRLELGFGLSPLGEQMERRHVSVRDSGCKSQLCSMLKESELAWAGREDKNCRNCCAETRGASFPIPGTLFGS; the protein is encoded by the exons ATGTTGTCCTatgcccagcagctgctgcgaGCCATCTCAGGAGCAAGAAAACAGTGCCAGAAGACAGAG GTGAAATGCCCTGCCTCCAAATCCAAAATTCACAAAG GAAAATTGAAGCCCCCTTTTCTGAAAGTTGAAGACCAGAGCAG GCAATTCCGGCCCTTCCATCACCAGTTCCAAAGCTTTCCTGACCTCAACTTCCTGGCACCCAAAAGCTCCAGCCCATTTGAGCCTCTGAAAAACTTCAATTCCTGCCAAGCCAG GGTTGCTGAAggctgtgccctgcacagcGCCGGGGGGAAAAGCCCCCACTCCACACACGTCACCGTGCCCAGGAAAAGGAGGGGGTTTTGTGAGTGCTGCCAAGAGACCTTTGAAGAGCTGCAGAAG CATCTCCAGAGTCCCCAGCACCAGAGGTTTGCCCAGGACAGCTCCCAGTACATCCCTGTGGACCGTGTCATCTCCCAGCTCACCAACAGCTTTGTGGAGTGGTCAGCCAA GGTGCCCTGGTCCTGCCTGGCAGATGAACGTGTAGTGCCTCAAGCACACAGCACTGGAGAAATgcacctgctgccagcagagctgggaaaggaaggGGAGCAGCCTGAGCAGGGTGCTGTGGAACTGGTAATGGATACAGAACTGGATCATGGCCTGAAGAGCCAGAGACATtccccctgcctgcccagggacaggatcAGAGATCCCAGAGGAGGAGGGGGCTTGTCAaagcacagctccctgcagctgccaagaggagcagggctcagcagaGGGGTCTGTGCTGCCCGTGCTACCATGGGGGAGGCTGGGCCGGGGGCTTCAGGTTTCGGCTTGgctcctgagctgggctgggggcctCGTGCAGCACCCACTCCTGTCAGAGAGGCAATGGCTTCTTCATCTGAACCTCATACACAGCCTGGGGCTGTCAGCCACCCTCCCCAAGCACAGCCTGCCTCCAGGAAGCGCCAGCTGTGCTCCAGACAGAGCTCCCAGGTGGGAAAGAggcccaggctggagctggggttTGGCCTCTCCCCTCTGGGTGAGCAGATGGAGCGG AGACATGTCAGTGTGAGGGACAGCGGGTGCaagtcccagctctgctccatgcTGAAGGAGTCGGAGCTGGCCTGGGCAGGCCGAGAGGACAAGAACTGCAGGAACTGCTGCGCAGAGACCAGAGGAGCCTCTTTCCCTATACCTGGGACGTTGTTTGGCAGCTAA
- the ADAM11 gene encoding disintegrin and metalloproteinase domain-containing protein 11 isoform X2 has translation MSPLRGWLLAALLSLAPRAGPATQAGALPRRLPRAAWQEGRVLSQITHPSRLVGQSSGGEVPKHQLDTRVRHEPREGGGGGGPGLHLAQVSFMVRAFGSAFTLDLRLNHHLLASHYVERHVGAGSNGSHSTGAGEHCYYQGRIRGQPRSFAALSSCQGLRGVFSDGRATYLIEPQAGAERGQGLRPHIVQRIPSCPRLGCLFPALSQRVPGGIPKLRRRRQVRRAQHTVHSETKYIELAVVNDHQLFLQLRKSVVLTSNFAKSVVNLADMIYKEQLNTRIVLVAMETWAAEDRIRMGQDSLEILNEFVKYRREGLAEHSDTVHLFSGRTFQSSRSGTAFVGGICSPARAGGVNEYGNVAAMAVTLAQTLGQNVGMMWNKHRTAAGDCRCPDVWLGCIMEDTGYYLPRKFSRCSIDEYNQFLQDGGGSCLFNKPLKLLDPPECGNGFVEAGEECDCGSLAECARSGGNCCKKCTLTHDAMCSDGLCCKGCKYEPRGVSCREAVNECDIPETCTGDSSQCPPNLHKLDGYFCENEQGRCYGGRCKTRDRQCNALWGRSSAERFCYEKLNVEGTERGNCGREGLGWLQCNKQDVLCGFLLCANISGSPRLGELSGEIATTTFYHQNRYVDCRGGHVQLVDGSDLSYVEDGTPCGPGMLCLDRKCLPATAFNFSSCPGSWDGKICFDHGVCSNEGKCICRAEWTGKDCSVYDPIPEPKPTGETERYKGPSGTNIIIGSIAGAVLVAAIVLGGTGWGFKNIRRGRSGGA, from the exons ATGAGCCCGCTGCGGGGGTGGCTGCTGGCCGCGCTGCTCTCGCTCGCCCCGCGGGCAG GTCCTGCCACGCAGGCCGGAGCGCTGCCGCGGCGGCTCCCACGGGCCGCATGGCAGGAAGGGCGGGTGCTCTCCCAAATCACCCACCCCAGCAGGCTGGTGGGGCAGAGCTCGGGCGGGGAAGTCCCAAAGCATCAGTTGGACACCAGGGTCAGGCATGAGCccagagaaggaggaggaggaggaggaccc gggctgcacctggcacaggtgagcTTCATGGTGCGTGCCTTCGGCTCAGCCTTCACCCTCGATCTCCGGCTGAACCA CCACCTCCTCGCCTCCCACTACGTGGAGCGGCACGTCGGCGCGGGCAGCAACGGCAGCCACAGCACG GGCGCGGGGGAGCACTGCTACTACCAGGGCCGGATCCGGGGGCAGCCCCGCTCCTtcgccgctctctccagctgccaGGGCCTGCG CGGGGTCTTCTCGGACGGCCGAGCCACGTACCTGATCGAGCCCCAGGCGGGCGCCGAGCGCGGGCAG GGTCTTCGACCACACATCGTGCAGCGCATCCCCAGCTGCCCCCGACTGG GCTGCCTCTTCCCTGCGCTGAGCCAGCGTGTCCCGGGTGGGATTCCAaagctgcggcggcggcggcag GTCCGCCGAGCCCAGCACACGGTGCACAGCGAGACCAAGTACATCGAGCTGGCCGTGGTGAACGACCACCAGCTG ttcctgcagctccGCAAGTCCGTAGTTCTCACCAGCAACTTCGCCAAGTCCGTGGTCAACCTGGCTGACATG ATCTACAAGGAGCAGCTCAACACCCGCATCGTGCTGGTGGCCATGGAGACGTGGGCGGCCGAGGACCGGATCCGGATGGGGCAAGACTCCCTGGAGATCCTGAACGAGTTTGTGAAGTACCGGCGcgaggggctggcagagcacagtGACACCGTCCACCTCTTCTC GGGTCGGACGTTTCAGAGCAGCCGCAGCGGCACCGCCTTCGTCGGGGGCATCTGCTCCCCTGCCCGCGCCGGCGGCGTCAACGAG TACGGCAACGTGGCGGCCATGGCGGTGACACTGGCACAGACACTGGGCCAGAACGTGGGCATGATGTGGAACAAGCACCGCACGGCCGCAG gGGACTGCCGCTGTCCGGACGTGTGGCTGGGCTGCATCATGGAGGACACAGG GTACTACCTCCCGCGGAAGTTCTCCCGCTGCAGCATCGATGAGTACAACCAGTTCCTGCAGGACGGCGGCGGCAGCTGCCTCTTCAACAAACCCCTGAAG CTCCTGGACCCTCCCGAGTGCGGCAATGGCTTCGTGGAGGCGGGCGAGGAGTGCGACTGCGGCTCGCTGGCG GAGTGTGCGAGGAGCGGGGGAAACTGCTGCAAGAAATGCACCCTGACCCACGACGCCATGTGCAGCGACGGGCTCTGCTGCAAGGGCTGCAAG TACGAGCCACGTGGAGTGTCCTGCCGGGAGGCTGTGAACGAGTGTGACATCCCTGAGACCTGCACCGGGGACTCCAGCCAG tgtccccccAACCTCCACAAGCTGGATGGATACTTCTGTGAGAACGAGCAG GGTCGGTGCTACGGCGGGCGCTGCAAGACTCGGGACCGTCAGTGCAACGCGCTGTGGGGCCGCA GCTCGGCCGAGCGCTTCTGCTACGAGAAGCTGAACGTGGAGGGGACGGAGCGGGGGAACTGCGGGcgcgaggggctgggctggctgcagtgcAACAAGCA GGACGTCCTCTGCGGCTTCCTCCTCTGCGCCAACATCTCGGGGTCGCCGCGGCTGGGGGAGCTCAGCGGGGAGATCGCCACCACCACCTTCTACCACCAGAACCGCTACGTGGACTGCAG GGGCGGCCACGTGCAGCTGGTGGACGGCTCGGACCTGAGCTACGTGGAGGACGGGACGCCCTGCGGGCCCGGAATGCTCTGTCTCGACCGCAAATGCCTTCCAGCCACCGCCTTTAACTTCAGCTCCTGCCCCGGCAGCTGGGACGGGAAGATCTGCTTCGACCACGGG GTTTGCAGCAACGAGGGGAAGTGCATCTGCCGGGCGGAGTGGACGGGGAAGGACTGCAGCGTCTACGACCCCATCCCTGAGCCGAAGCCGACGGGGGAGACGGAGCGATACAAGG GTCCCAGTGGCACCAATATCATTATCGGCTCCATCGCGGGGGCCGTGCTGGTGGCTGCCATCGTCCTAggggggacaggctggggattTAA GAACATCCGCCGAGGAAG GTCCGGGGGGGCCTGA
- the ADAM11 gene encoding disintegrin and metalloproteinase domain-containing protein 11 isoform X1 yields the protein MSPLRGWLLAALLSLAPRAGPATQAGALPRRLPRAAWQEGRVLSQITHPSRLVGQSSGGEVPKHQLDTRVRHEPREGGGGGGPGLHLAQVSFMVRAFGSAFTLDLRLNHHLLASHYVERHVGAGSNGSHSTGAGEHCYYQGRIRGQPRSFAALSSCQGLRGVFSDGRATYLIEPQAGAERGQGLRPHIVQRIPSCPRLGCLFPALSQRVPGGIPKLRRRRQVRRAQHTVHSETKYIELAVVNDHQLFLQLRKSVVLTSNFAKSVVNLADMIYKEQLNTRIVLVAMETWAAEDRIRMGQDSLEILNEFVKYRREGLAEHSDTVHLFSGRTFQSSRSGTAFVGGICSPARAGGVNEYGNVAAMAVTLAQTLGQNVGMMWNKHRTAAGDCRCPDVWLGCIMEDTGYYLPRKFSRCSIDEYNQFLQDGGGSCLFNKPLKLLDPPECGNGFVEAGEECDCGSLAECARSGGNCCKKCTLTHDAMCSDGLCCKGCKYEPRGVSCREAVNECDIPETCTGDSSQCPPNLHKLDGYFCENEQGRCYGGRCKTRDRQCNALWGRSSAERFCYEKLNVEGTERGNCGREGLGWLQCNKQDVLCGFLLCANISGSPRLGELSGEIATTTFYHQNRYVDCRGGHVQLVDGSDLSYVEDGTPCGPGMLCLDRKCLPATAFNFSSCPGSWDGKICFDHGVCSNEGKCICRAEWTGKDCSVYDPIPEPKPTGETERYKGPSGTNIIIGSIAGAVLVAAIVLGGTGWGFKNIRRGRYDPAQQGV from the exons ATGAGCCCGCTGCGGGGGTGGCTGCTGGCCGCGCTGCTCTCGCTCGCCCCGCGGGCAG GTCCTGCCACGCAGGCCGGAGCGCTGCCGCGGCGGCTCCCACGGGCCGCATGGCAGGAAGGGCGGGTGCTCTCCCAAATCACCCACCCCAGCAGGCTGGTGGGGCAGAGCTCGGGCGGGGAAGTCCCAAAGCATCAGTTGGACACCAGGGTCAGGCATGAGCccagagaaggaggaggaggaggaggaccc gggctgcacctggcacaggtgagcTTCATGGTGCGTGCCTTCGGCTCAGCCTTCACCCTCGATCTCCGGCTGAACCA CCACCTCCTCGCCTCCCACTACGTGGAGCGGCACGTCGGCGCGGGCAGCAACGGCAGCCACAGCACG GGCGCGGGGGAGCACTGCTACTACCAGGGCCGGATCCGGGGGCAGCCCCGCTCCTtcgccgctctctccagctgccaGGGCCTGCG CGGGGTCTTCTCGGACGGCCGAGCCACGTACCTGATCGAGCCCCAGGCGGGCGCCGAGCGCGGGCAG GGTCTTCGACCACACATCGTGCAGCGCATCCCCAGCTGCCCCCGACTGG GCTGCCTCTTCCCTGCGCTGAGCCAGCGTGTCCCGGGTGGGATTCCAaagctgcggcggcggcggcag GTCCGCCGAGCCCAGCACACGGTGCACAGCGAGACCAAGTACATCGAGCTGGCCGTGGTGAACGACCACCAGCTG ttcctgcagctccGCAAGTCCGTAGTTCTCACCAGCAACTTCGCCAAGTCCGTGGTCAACCTGGCTGACATG ATCTACAAGGAGCAGCTCAACACCCGCATCGTGCTGGTGGCCATGGAGACGTGGGCGGCCGAGGACCGGATCCGGATGGGGCAAGACTCCCTGGAGATCCTGAACGAGTTTGTGAAGTACCGGCGcgaggggctggcagagcacagtGACACCGTCCACCTCTTCTC GGGTCGGACGTTTCAGAGCAGCCGCAGCGGCACCGCCTTCGTCGGGGGCATCTGCTCCCCTGCCCGCGCCGGCGGCGTCAACGAG TACGGCAACGTGGCGGCCATGGCGGTGACACTGGCACAGACACTGGGCCAGAACGTGGGCATGATGTGGAACAAGCACCGCACGGCCGCAG gGGACTGCCGCTGTCCGGACGTGTGGCTGGGCTGCATCATGGAGGACACAGG GTACTACCTCCCGCGGAAGTTCTCCCGCTGCAGCATCGATGAGTACAACCAGTTCCTGCAGGACGGCGGCGGCAGCTGCCTCTTCAACAAACCCCTGAAG CTCCTGGACCCTCCCGAGTGCGGCAATGGCTTCGTGGAGGCGGGCGAGGAGTGCGACTGCGGCTCGCTGGCG GAGTGTGCGAGGAGCGGGGGAAACTGCTGCAAGAAATGCACCCTGACCCACGACGCCATGTGCAGCGACGGGCTCTGCTGCAAGGGCTGCAAG TACGAGCCACGTGGAGTGTCCTGCCGGGAGGCTGTGAACGAGTGTGACATCCCTGAGACCTGCACCGGGGACTCCAGCCAG tgtccccccAACCTCCACAAGCTGGATGGATACTTCTGTGAGAACGAGCAG GGTCGGTGCTACGGCGGGCGCTGCAAGACTCGGGACCGTCAGTGCAACGCGCTGTGGGGCCGCA GCTCGGCCGAGCGCTTCTGCTACGAGAAGCTGAACGTGGAGGGGACGGAGCGGGGGAACTGCGGGcgcgaggggctgggctggctgcagtgcAACAAGCA GGACGTCCTCTGCGGCTTCCTCCTCTGCGCCAACATCTCGGGGTCGCCGCGGCTGGGGGAGCTCAGCGGGGAGATCGCCACCACCACCTTCTACCACCAGAACCGCTACGTGGACTGCAG GGGCGGCCACGTGCAGCTGGTGGACGGCTCGGACCTGAGCTACGTGGAGGACGGGACGCCCTGCGGGCCCGGAATGCTCTGTCTCGACCGCAAATGCCTTCCAGCCACCGCCTTTAACTTCAGCTCCTGCCCCGGCAGCTGGGACGGGAAGATCTGCTTCGACCACGGG GTTTGCAGCAACGAGGGGAAGTGCATCTGCCGGGCGGAGTGGACGGGGAAGGACTGCAGCGTCTACGACCCCATCCCTGAGCCGAAGCCGACGGGGGAGACGGAGCGATACAAGG GTCCCAGTGGCACCAATATCATTATCGGCTCCATCGCGGGGGCCGTGCTGGTGGCTGCCATCGTCCTAggggggacaggctggggattTAA GAACATCCGCCGAGGAAGGTACGACCCGGCGCAGCAGGGAGTGTAA